AGCCTAATCATTTCACGTGGACACCGCCAGGTCCTGGAGACTGTGAGTCAAACTTAATCCATCTGCGTTAAGTTTTCCTTGCTGACAAGCTGCCTAGTACGCGCGCCCTGCCCGACGCTAAATACTCTTGCCAACCATGGCTTTCTACCTCACGACGGCCGCAATATCACTCTCGATGTCGTCATAAAAGGTCTTAAAGATGCGATGAACATTGGAGAAGACTTAGCAACGGCTGCCTTCACGCCAGCACTCAAGTTGAACTCAATACCAAACGCAAATGTGAGGCGACATACTTATATCTCTGATATCAAATATTCTATGGAATTTGTACTGATCAATCTCACGTACTGCCTAGTTCATCGATCTAGATATGCTGAACCGGCACAACGTCATTGAACACGATGGCAGCCTATCACGCCGAGACATGTACTTTGACCCGTCAAATCGATTCGACAAGGCGACTTTCGACGGTTTCGTTGCCTACTTTGGTGATGCAACAACGATAAGCACAGCCGCCATGGCCAACGCCCGTGCAAGACACGCTCTAGCCATGAGTCGTATCAACCCAACATTCACTCTTCCCGAATCATCCGCACCTTTGTTCTTGGGCGAAGCATCCTTAATGTTGGCTGTATGGGGCTCTCCGAGCAAGCCGGTGGCCAGCAGAGCGTTTCTTGAATACTTTTTCAGTAGGAACTATCTTTCCTCTCAATAGCGGAAGTCTTTATCCATTATCCAGGTGCTAAGAACGAATAGGAAATGAGCGTCTACCAGTACTACTCGGTTGGGTTCCGAGCAATACCTCCATCACCTCAGCCATCATTTTGCAAATCGCCAACGACATTGCCAATCAGACACCTTCTGATGTTCCTTTGACTTACACAGCACAGCACTCCTGAACACAAGCGGAGAGAAGACGCGGATGACCCAAAGGTTCGGAAATATATGTGTGATATGCTCTGTTGGGCTGCATGCGCGGGTGAATTCAATCCGCGCGTTGAAAAGCAGATGAGAACGAGATCGAGGTTACCAAGGCGCTGGAGCCTCTCAAAGCAGAATGCATGGATACATCAGAACAATAAAAGCACCGCACGAGTATCTGAAAGCCACGAAACATGCCTATGCCTGCAATGATCCTTATCCCGTAAGTCTGAGTCCACTTCACACTACATGTTTGTGTGTCCCGCAAGCACCTAGATCCATTCTTTCCAACATCATCCTATAACAGTTACATGAATCTCTATTTCCACCTCAAGTGTCTCATCTTGAGCTACTACGTTAGACGTCCGCCACCAGCGTAGAAAGTTCGCGAATCTTGAGCTACTTCCAAGGATGATCTCTGTCACAGATATAGGTCTGGCATTGTGTTGGAGGATATTATGATGATTGCAAGCCATGGAAACAGGAAATGCAGCGAAACTTTCAGATTCCAGGCAAAAAAGGCAGAGAGTTGGGGAATTCAACGCGGCTACACGATGCAATGTTACATGTCAATGAGGATGACAAGCCAAAGATCGACTCCACGCAGTGACTAGAGTATCATAACTCTTGGAGTATAGCGAATGTCTCTTTGTTGTTCAAAAATGCCATAAGATCCTTGACAGGCGAGGGAGACTGTTGTAGCAGCATGCGGCGGAGCGCACAAGGACACTGTCGAATGGCTGACTTAGAATGAAGTTTTAAGCAGAATCAAACTCGCGGTTGCTCAGTGATAGGTAACGGTATGCAAATGTTCCCTACTCTTCGCATTCCGACTTCAAAATGATACGAGAAAATGAGCGGCATTCTCTCTAGGGAACTCACTTCCTGAaataaggtagttaaaaGACTTTGGCTCTCTGCTGACTCTTTTTACCTCTTCGAAAATGTCGGTTAAATCGGCTCTGAAACAGCGAGACTAGTCATGGTTCCGGCATGAGATGGACAAGGGTGGAACGCAGCGTTGTGGGATGCCAAGGTCGTTGGATCATCGTATACACCCGATGCAGAAACTTGTCCGAGCCGGTCCTGATGCCGGGGCCCCATTCGAAAACCCGAAGTACCGGAGCAGAATCGTACGGCAATAAACTTGGCATAATATTAACAATAGAGTTTTGGGAACTCGAAGTTGAGAATGGTCATTTGAGAAGGGAAAGACTCCAAAGAGGAGGGGCCGTTCATGATTCAGCCGATACTGTTATGAGTTAGTCGACGCTGTCGCTTACCTGCTGTCATTAGCGCTGACCAGCAATGCAACGCTGTTACCAGCATGTCTGGGGTTCTAGTTCGATCCACGCCGGTTCATTTGAAGTGCAGCATGTCACGACCTCGGAAAAGGTCCACAACAGCCAACCAACGATTTGTCCACCATGCGGACATGGTCAGGGTTAAAGACACTTCTTCATATTGGAGTCAACACATCCACCACTGAATCAATACCGTCTGGGCATCAGGCCTGTCGACTTTTTCGCCTCCCGGCCGATGTGCCTCTTCAAAGCTTCTCGGAAGCGTGCCGTTGTCATCCCAGTGCGCCGGCGCTATTTTGACATGGATAACAGAAGGTCGCCCGTCGGCTGGAATTGAAGATAAAGATAAATAAGAGTTGCCACGGTATCCATCGCCATTGCCTGTTCTCTCCGATTGCCTAGTGCTCTCAATTTCACCAAAGTTCGCACCCCAGCTCTCTACGTCAGGAAAGCCGCCGACCGCATCGCAATGCGTTTCCTCAACCTCTTCGCGGCGCTGAGTCTCTACGGAGCGACTGCTCTCGCCTTTGAAGGCGACGAATTGTCGGAGGTCCAGGCTCAGGCTATCGAAGCTCTTCAGGCGGCCGAGGGAAACAATACTTTTGGCAAGAGAGACTCATGCACCCTCTTCAACGCGCGTGTTCGCCGGGACTGGTACGTAATTGTCCAACCGCAACCAAGGGCCATTCACTGATAACATCAACAGGAATTCGCTCTCCGGATCTGAAAAGAAGGCTTACACCAGCGCCGTCAATTGCCTATTGACGAAGCCTTCCAAGCTTACGGATTTCGCCCCCGGCGCTCGCAGCCGATATGACGACTTTGTTGCTGTTCATATCAACCAGACTTTGAGCATCCACGGGACCGGTAATTTCCTCACATGGCATCGTTACTTTACGTGGGCCTACGAGAATGCTTTGAGGCAGGAATGTGGTTACAATGGTTATCAACCGGTGAGTAGATGGCGTTGGATGGCACTCGGAATTGCAGCGGCTAACGATGTGTGTGCTAGTACTGGAACTGGCTTTCCTACCGAGAGGATCCTTCCAAGTCGCCAATGTTTGATGGCAGCGAGACTAGCATGAGTGGCAACGGTGTCTTCAAATATCACAACGGCAGCACGTCGGGTGGTGGTGTTTACATCCCCTCTGGTGAGGGAGGTGGTTGTGTCACAAGCGGCCCCTTCGCCAAGTAAGTCTCCTTCTGGACCAAAAGAAAGAAACACAAGATTGACTATTTTCTCCAGCATGACCGTTCATCTCGGCCCTGTCAGCCCTGGCATCGATGGTCTGGCAGTCAATCCTGGCGGCCCTCTGGCCTATAATCCTCGTTGTCTCTCCAGAGACATCAGCGCTTGGACATCTCAGCATTGGATGACTCCTGAGAATGTGTTGAACCTCACTGTGGGCGCTGCGGCAGAGAACATTTTGACGTTCCAGAACGAACTCCAGGGCCGCTTTGGAGATGGATTTCTGGGTAAGCTCTCGTCAACCCACTTCAAGCAAGCAGAGTTCCTGACGATAAGCAGGGACACACACTTCCGGACACTTCATTGTCAACGGTGAAGCTTCTGACCTTTTCTCGTCGACTAATGACCCGACTTTCTTTCTTCACCACGCGATGGTCGACCGAGTTTACTGGCTGTGGCAGGCGCTTCACCTCAGAGAAGCCTTCAATATTGCCGGAACAATcacgatcctaaatacgcCTCCCAGCCGTGACGCTCGCCTTGACGATCTCGTAATCCAGGAACCGAACGCACCCAACAGGCCTATTAGTGACTTGCTTAACACACTTGGAGGCAGTCCATTCTGCTACATTTATCTGTAAGCTAGGCGAGGTAGCTGAATGGCAGCCACGAGAAAGGGGGTAATAAAGAGTTTGAGTGTACCTAAGGTACTTAGTCGGTAATAGCTGGCAAGATTGAACTTGGATCTTTCACCATGGCTTTTGAAACATACATTCAATACTCTCCAGACTTACAGTGTGATCACGAAAGGAGAAGACCATCTAGGTAAACTCTGCACACTGGTGATGCCCGAGTGAATAGCATTGTGTAGTAAACACATCGCACTTATAGGTCATACGGAATTGTTCATGAAATACGCGTCATTGCTCAACATTTTACCATTATTTGATTTTCGACCACTCACATCATTGTAGTCAAAATGGAATCAGTGAAAGGGAAGCAGCTTTTGGCTTCTTAGAACCGCAAAGATTGAGAGCTCTTATGCACATGCAGCCGTTTTGGTACCCCCGACCGCTCCGGACTTGGCCATTGGGAACCCGGACACTTGCTCCGACACACGTTGTGCCGCAGCTCTCCTTCTTTTACTAAGCACACTCTGCCGGGAAATTGTATTACGCTGAGAATTTTAAAATGGCTAATGAGAATGTCCCAGAATAAGGTATCTAAAGGGCCTCAGCCACTAGCATTGAGAATGCGCCCCTCGCCGAGCGTTTACGTCTTGTACGAAACTGTTTGGCCGTCTGCTTTCGCATTTCGATCGGTAGCCTTTTAGTCTCTCGATTGGCTGCGAACTTTAGGCTTTATGGAATCAGACATTAGTTACCTCTTAATCCTCTGCGTTTCCGAAAAGGCGACACACCATTGAGGGCACACGGAGCCCGCGTTATTCTTTGTCCATCTTGCAGACGCCAAGTAGAACGAGCAAACATTTGACCAGAGATCTTGAACGTGATTCGATGACAACCCGGAGATATCGCGGAGCAGGATTCGAACCCTAGCAAGCTGTCCGCGTCTGGATATCTTGCCAAGTCCGAGCGGGGAAACAACACGGTCGACAACATGCCATGTCTTGTTCCTTCCCGGTCATGCTTTCCCCTCTCTTCAACTTCTTCGTCTAAAGTTCCCAGCACCTGAAAATTGCTTCGTCGAGTCGTTTTACAAGACTTGCCTCGGACGTACGTTGACTCATAAAATACAATGGCTGATCAACCGGTTGTTTCAAGCACACCTCCGAGATCCCCTGTACTAGCGGTAGAGGCAGCATCTCCAACAACTACACCAGCCACCGCCGCACAGTCACCTCCGGCTGTGGCCTTGACGGCCACTTCGCCGAGCTCTGGCCAATCGCCTGGGGCTGCACCAGTAGAGGGACCACCAGACACGGCTTCTCAGTCGCAAAATGCAGTTGTTGAGGCCCAAGACGAGACCGATGATGGTAGTGACGGCTACCAATCTGCGTCCGAAAGAGAGTCCAACGCATCAACTACGCTGGCATCCACAATTCGTGATTTCAACTTTGAAAACAAAAGGAGATACCACAAGTTCAAAGAAGGCAGATATGCATTTCCTAACGACGATGCTGAGCAAGAAAGGGAGGATATGAAGCACTCCATGGTTGTCACACTCTGCGGCGGGGCACTGCACAATGCGCCCCTCGAGAATCCTCAGAAAATCCTGGATGTCGGAACCGGGACTGGCATTTGGGCAATTGACAGTGAGTTGATCCATTTGACATACCTGAAGCTGAATCACAAAGGAAAGGACTAATGTTCACAGTGGGTGACGAATATCCGGAAGCAGAGGTTACGGGAATTGATCTCAGCCCTATTCAACCTCCATATGTCCCAGCTAATGTTGCTTTCATCGTCGACGATGCTGAAGCCGAATGGTTGCACCCAGAAAACTCTCTTGATTACGTTCATGTTCGAAACATGGGAGCTGCAATCAAAGACTGGGAAAAACTCCTTGCCCAAGCGTTTCGGTATGGTTACATCATTGATCTTTTTCTCCAACTCTTACTTCGATATCATCTGACGTTGCCTAGCGCCTTGAAACCAGGAGGCTGGATCGAACTCCAGGAGATGAAGTGGAACTTCAATTGCGACGATGACACAATGTCCCCTGACTATGCCCTCACTAAGATGATGAAGCTTGTTTGGGAAGGCCTCGGGAAGTTTGGCATCGAAGCAGATGTTGCCGACGTCAACCCCAAGCGTATCGACGACGCGGGCTTTATCAATCTAGTACAAGATGTTCAAAAGGTTCCCGTGGGCGAGTGGCCAAAGAGAGAAGATCTGAAAATGATCGGAGCATACTGTAAAGCTGTTCTCTACGACGGCATACATGGAGTCACGATGGGGCCACTTACACGAGGCCTGGGATGGTCTGCTCCTGAGGTCGAGATTTTCCTGATTGATGTACGAAAGGATCTACTCAATACTGGCATCCATTCGTATGTGTTCTACCACTCCGTTGCAGGACAGAAACCGAGGGAGAGTGCCGCTTGAAGTAGGCATGAAGGGTACGAATTTACTTGGGACGTAGATGACACCATAATGAACAATTAACGTTCAACTACAGTGGTCGTAAAAGTACTTGTGAGGAAGGCTCATAATTATGACCTTATTCCCTAAaatcttagtttatatataatatatttataagatcttATCTCAGTAATCGCGTTGCTCGAAGGCTTGACCTTGGATGACATCAGTCTACTTGCTTGAGTTCCAAGCTAAGCACCTTTTGGTAAGTGCCGAGAGCAAGAGGTCTCTTAGAATTTCAGTCACTATCTTCAATGTCGCCTCCCTTCGGTACCGGGTAGTACAGCGTTGTTTGACCCAGTGCGAAGATGATGGCTGTGATTAGGGCGAATGATGTGAATATCACAGCAACCTAGTGAGTGTTAGTGTCGTCAAGAACTATGAGGAATCTGATCCTTCTGACCTTGCCGTTGTCATCAAAACCCTTTCCTCTGCCGATGTCTTCGGCAACAGCGCTCCAAACCAAGAAGATCATCCCTGAGATCATGCAGAGAACCGCGCCTGCCAGGAACAGAACTGACAACTGCCAGGCGTAGACTTGCATTTTGCGAGGGCGGTACTTCCACTCAGTGCCAATCAAAACCCGATCTTGGGTGCGCAGAGACTGTCTGATGAGAACCAAGCCATCCCTATGTCCGGCCATTCTATGGAGCCGAATTGTCTGGTCTGCCGCTGTCAACACACTGGCAAGGGCAAAAGCGATACCGCAGAACCAGCAGGTCCGTACAGGCCAGGGAGTGGTCGTTTCAGGGGGCAGAAGATTCGGCCATGAACCGGTCGATGTGAGGACATTTGCGAGCAGAGCGGACTGTCTCTATGTTAGCCCGGCGTATGTGGCCACAAGTCACAACTGCCGTAAAACATGTAGTACTGCGCATTGGACTATAAACAAAAGCTCAACTCACTACCACGCCTACGAAGTTAAGCTCTTGCAGCTTGTTGTCCTTCCATTTCTCAGTGAGTCTGTTTCTTTCGTCCTGGTCGTCATGATTCAGGAGCAAGAGTAGTGGGTCGTATGTCAAGGTTGGTGGAGAGAAGAGACCACCCCGGAAGATGTGGACGATGAAAGACACCGCCCTGCTACTCTGATTTTTAACACTGCGTGAAGTTGAACGCTGTCCCTTATTGTTAGCTCACGAACATCTAGCTGTCAAAGCTTCCATTCAGTAGACTTTGGAAACATACTATTCTAGCTGCTACCTCCGACTGGCCATTGTTGCCCAGCAGAGGGGTTCTTGTCTGCGGAAGATCGTCGGAATAAGGCATCGTAGCATCCGAATTAGAGTTTGATGCTACACCATGAGATGGCAGACTACCAATTACTTGAGTTCTTCAGGGAAAACCAAAGACAGCGTCCAAAGCTACCGAAGTAATTAGTCAAGTTTGTCATTTCAACCCCGCAATCGACATCGAGGTCATGCGACACGCCTTGAGGCAGATCATACGTCATTGTGAACAACTCGCTAATCGGATATGGGTTGGATCGGAGTTCGCGCTGCTTACATAACACACTTTAAGCTTTCCACTGCTTGTGACAACCTGTTCATCCCATCCTCCTTTCATCGTAATCTCTCCTTTTTGGCGATTCTGCAGATGACGCGAAGATGTTAGGTGAGTAGATCTAATAGATCTTATGAGCTTAGTCTTGAGTGTGAGGCCATGTTGAAATTGAGCTGATGTGGAGAGTACATCTATCGGTGTAAGTCCTATTGCTGTGAGCAGTGTGCGCCTAACCAAGGCACTCTAAGTACTAGAAGCAAGTAGATTCATTTGTCAGAGACCAATGCCCCTTTTCTGTTCGATCTTCTCCATCATTTAAGAAAGGAAGAGGAGCATAGTGATCCTAGGTAACCCTACTTCTTGAGGTGACTTGTTCTTAAACACAATGATGCCGGAAGAAGTGACGCCCACACACCTCCCCCTCACACTTGCCGATGCAACACCTTCGACACCAATCGTCTTTCTTCGCTGTGGTTCGGTTTCCACACCAGAAACACCAAGTCGGCTTAGATCCTCGCTTCGTCAATAAATTTGAGAGCTCCTCGCGAGCCGATCTGCTACTCCTACCAATGATTTCTTCGAGCACCTCGCTTCTCGTCATATCTTTCTCAAGCCTGGGGAGCCACTTAACCCAAGGTATCCACGAACCAGCCGTTTTCGCGCCCATGACCAGCATCTCTCCAGCAATATCCTTTCTGACAAAGATTAGGCTCTCTAGCCCTCCAAGAATTTCAGGAGGAGTCACCTCATGTCCTCGTTCTGCTGCCTGATCGAGGACAAAGTCGCGAATAGCCTGTCCGATAATTCTACTCAACATCACAAAGTTCCCCTGAACTGCAATCTCGATTGTGGTCATGGCCTGAATGAGGTCTGCAGTCGGCAGTGGCTTCTGGAAGTTGTTTTGCCACTTACGAACAGCTCGACTGCGTGAACTCCCCAAGAGCCCAAATCTTTTGACAAATTGCCCATCAAAGCCGATGGCGATTCCCTGAGAGCCAGTAGCCTTGCCAAAAAAGACGAGATCGGGGGAGATAACATCGAAGTACTCCTCCCGTTGGAAGCAAAATGGTGCACCGCAACGTATGGCAGTCAGAGTTTCATCTACTGCTAACAGTAATTGGTACTCTGCGCACATGACGCCCAGCCGGCTGAGAAGACTGGGATTCAAGACTCTCCCATTGAATTGGGTTTCCACAAGCTCAACAACAATACCGATACATCCCGCTTCTCTGGCGACGAATAGTTGATCACGAAGTTCGTCATCAGAGACACCATCTATGTGAAGCAGGGCAGGGTTGCTTCCATAGGGCTTCGGAGAGTCTGAATATTTCAGTGAAGATTTGTGCTTAGTAAATACGTTAACATTGAAACATTTGGTAGGACTCAGTGAGCTCTTACTCCTGGTGCTCTAGTAGACGCGGTTGTTGCTGCGGCGTACGTATCAGATAGAAGCGCCCAGCAAGGCTGCTTTGCTTATATGTCCTCCCAACCCAACCTCTTCAGAGTATCGTACTCATCTGTGAAGGGGCTCTCAGATGATTCTAAAGATTCAGACATCGAAAGTTCTTCAAGCGTCAGAATTATTTTAACCACAGTTTCGGGATCCATGGTGCTGCTGGTCAAGGTCCCGTAGTGGATTGGCATGAAACCACCAAAATAGTTCCTGCAATGATTTACGTCAGAGCAACTCGGATTTCTCGACGAGACACGACTTACGAAAACCTTTCTTCGTACAAGTGCAGAAGCTGCTCATAACGGCGTTCGAGGGCTAAGCGATTGTTAATAAACTCTCGCCAGAGAGGATTTGCCATGGTCAGGCTCCGCATTTAATCAAAAGACAAAATACTTCCCTCACCATTATTGAAATTGTGATCTAACTTTCGGATTGGGAGTCCCGCGGGGAAAGCCATTGTGTAAGTCGGCTCTGACAGCGTCAAATCTGTCGGCTAGCGCGGCAGCCAGCCAGATTCTTTGTTTGAGCTCGGGATTGGGTTTTGGATGAATCTAAAGGCTAAGAGAGTTGGTTGACGTACTTGGAAGCGGGCCGTACCAGCTTGGGTATGTGCGTATGCTTTTCGGGACTTACCAGAATGATCCAGTCTTGAGCACTGTCGTATATGTTTCCGCgaggtttatatagtattgaTCGAGATAGGATGGTATACAATGACCTGCTTGCTTTGATATGAAATGGTCTTAAGTGGGATGCCTGACTGACGTGAGCCTGGCTTCAAGAGCACGATTATCAAGCGGCTCGAACGGTGGCCTCAAACCTGGACTCAGAGCAGAGACTAGCTTTTTATCATGAGTATTCACATACCCCCGGGGGCTGCCAGTTCCATTTTGGGTCAAGTCCTTTGCCGAAGACCGAGGCGCTCTTGAGAGTGGTTGAGAACTTAGAGTCAGGGGCTGCCTCTTTAAGTAACCAATGGTATGTCGGGGAAGAGCTACGGCAGAGGCGGCGTAGACTCCACGATGGATGCCCTCAGCATAGCTTCTCGGTCAAATGACTACAAATAGCCATTGCTGAAAAAATAGAGCACGCTCGGTTGGTGGTTGAAGACCGCAATTTCGGTGCCTGAAGCATGGGCCACCAATGTGATGCAGTCGACATCCATGATAGCACACAGTCGTGTGATCTGGGCAACTAGCTCAAGGTTGAGCAGTGCAAACGACAATGAACGTCAATGGCAGATAAACGACTACCGCATCTCTCGCCCTTTCGTTCTT
This is a stretch of genomic DNA from Colletotrichum lupini chromosome 10, complete sequence. It encodes these proteins:
- a CDS encoding methyltransferase domain-containing protein is translated as MADQPVVSSTPPRSPVLAVEAASPTTTPATAAQSPPAVALTATSPSSGQSPGAAPVEGPPDTASQSQNAVVEAQDETDDGSDGYQSASERESNASTTLASTIRDFNFENKRRYHKFKEGRYAFPNDDAEQEREDMKHSMVVTLCGGALHNAPLENPQKILDVGTGTGIWAIDMGDEYPEAEVTGIDLSPIQPPYVPANVAFIVDDAEAEWLHPENSLDYVHVRNMGAAIKDWEKLLAQAFRALKPGGWIELQEMKWNFNCDDDTMSPDYALTKMMKLVWEGLGKFGIEADVADVNPKRIDDAGFINLVQDVQKVPVGEWPKREDLKMIGAYCKAVLYDGIHGVTMGPLTRGLGWSAPEVEIFLIDVRKDLLNTGIHSYVFYHSVAGQKPRESAA